The genome window GCGCCCCTCCTTGGTGAAGCCGCAGGTTCCGCACTTCCAGGTTGCCATGCTGTTGTCTCCTTTCTTATTTCCCGTTCTCCAGCTTGATCTCCTGAACCGTGCCGAAAGTGGAGAGGGGTTTGTCGAATGTCTTGTCGTCACCAACCACGAGAATGGTCAGCCGGTCGGGGTGCAGGTAGGTCCGCGCCGCGCGGAGGACATCTTCCTTGGTGATCCGGGCGATATTGGCCCGGTAGTTTTCCAGATAGCCGTCGGGATAGCCGTAGAATTCGAGTCGGGCCCGCTGGTTGGCTATGAAATCGGGGCGGGTGAACCCGAAGATGAACGAATTGATGATCGCATTCTTGGCCAGGGCCAACTCCTGATCGGTCACCGGCTCTTTCCGCATGCCTTCGATAATGTCACGCATGAGAGCGATGGCCTTGGCCGTGGATTCGCTCTTGGTTTCCGTTTCGGCTTCGAAGGTGCCCACGAAGCGGCGCCCCACGTCGAAGGAGGCGCTCACGTTGTAGGCCAGCCCCTGGTTGGAGCGGATCTCGGTGGTGAGCCGCGAGGTGAAGCCGCCCCCCAGGATGTAGTCCATGACCCTGATGGCGTAGAGGTCCGGATTGTTCTTGTCGATCCCCAGGTGCCCCATGCGGATGGCCGACTGGTTCACCTCCTTGCGCACCAGGAGCACGGCGGGCTTCATCTCCCGGGACGGTTCGGCCACGGGCGGGAAGTCGACATTCTCCTCTTTCCAGCCGGCAAAGGCTTTTTCCAGGAGCTTCACCAGTTCCGTGGGGTCAAAGTCGCCGGCAGCGGCGATGACAACGTTGCCGGGACGGAAGTAGCGGGCGTGAAACGCCGCCAGATCGTCGCGGGTGATGGCCTGGACCGTGGCCACCGTGGGGAAGCGCCCCAGGGGGTGGCCGGGATAGAGGGCCTTCTGGAGCTCGCGGTCGGCGATCCCCTTGGAGTCGTCGTTCTGGCGGCGGATGGCCTCGATGGTACGGTTCTTTGCCAGGGCGACCCGGTCTTCCCGGAAGGCCGGGTTCATCATCACCCGGGCGAACAGCTCCAGGGTCCGGGGCAGGTTGCGGGACAGGGACGCCAGGGAGACATTCCCCGCATCGCCGCCGATGCCAGCCTCAACCGAGGAGGCCATGAACTCAAGCTCCGCGTCCAGGGCCTCGGGTGCCATATCCTTTGTGCCGCCGCTCCGCATAACCGCGCCGGTGAGCCCGGCAAGGCCCGCCTTGTCGGCCGGCTCATAGATGCTCCCCACGTTCACGTAGGCCGTGAGGCTCACCACGGGCAATTCCCGGTCCGGGAGCATGTGGACGACCATGCCGTTGTTCAGCACCGCCCGCTCGGTCCGGGGCACCTCGAAGGCCAGCTTCGGAAAGGTCATGGTGCGGGGGTCGGCCTTGGCTGCCGTGGGAACCTCGGCGCCCAGGGCGGCAAGGGGT of Geobacter anodireducens contains these proteins:
- a CDS encoding peptidase M16, translated to MTITQRFALFLAFLVLVPLAALGAEVPTAAKADPRTMTFPKLAFEVPRTERAVLNNGMVVHMLPDRELPVVSLTAYVNVGSIYEPADKAGLAGLTGAVMRSGGTKDMAPEALDAELEFMASSVEAGIGGDAGNVSLASLSRNLPRTLELFARVMMNPAFREDRVALAKNRTIEAIRRQNDDSKGIADRELQKALYPGHPLGRFPTVATVQAITRDDLAAFHARYFRPGNVVIAAAGDFDPTELVKLLEKAFAGWKEENVDFPPVAEPSREMKPAVLLVRKEVNQSAIRMGHLGIDKNNPDLYAIRVMDYILGGGFTSRLTTEIRSNQGLAYNVSASFDVGRRFVGTFEAETETKSESTAKAIALMRDIIEGMRKEPVTDQELALAKNAIINSFIFGFTRPDFIANQRARLEFYGYPDGYLENYRANIARITKEDVLRAARTYLHPDRLTILVVGDDKTFDKPLSTFGTVQEIKLENGK